One Tolypothrix bouteillei VB521301 DNA window includes the following coding sequences:
- a CDS encoding Uma2 family endonuclease, translated as MTQAQAETEVKLYTFDEFIEWYPEKSEFRYELHDGVIVEMPKPKGKHSNLTGSLAERLLIAIREMGKGDIWTIPRESIVKPYREKSGYEPDIIVLNKETIATETRWESESIIQNATSVNLIVEVVSTNWQDDYYDKLRDYEGMGIPEYWIVDYAALGGRNFIGYPKQPTIFVHELVDGEYIKTTFRGNDAIVSPTFPLFNLTAQQIFNLAN; from the coding sequence ATGACCCAAGCTCAAGCAGAAACCGAAGTAAAGTTATATACCTTTGATGAATTTATCGAATGGTATCCAGAAAAGTCAGAATTCCGGTACGAATTGCACGATGGAGTCATTGTGGAGATGCCAAAACCTAAAGGGAAGCATTCAAATTTGACGGGTTCTCTGGCTGAAAGATTACTTATAGCTATTAGAGAGATGGGGAAAGGGGATATTTGGACAATACCCAGAGAATCGATTGTAAAACCGTACCGAGAGAAGTCTGGGTACGAACCGGACATCATTGTTTTAAATAAAGAAACTATCGCTACTGAGACACGCTGGGAAAGTGAATCAATTATCCAAAATGCAACTTCGGTCAACTTAATAGTAGAAGTTGTTAGTACCAATTGGCAGGACGACTATTACGATAAACTCCGTGATTATGAAGGCATGGGTATTCCTGAATACTGGATTGTAGATTATGCTGCTTTGGGAGGGCGTAATTTTATTGGTTATCCCAAACAACCTACTATTTTTGTACACGAGCTGGTTGATGGGGAATATATAAAAACAACGTTTAGAGGGAATGATGCGATCGTCTCTCCTACCTTCCCACTATTTAATCTCACCGCACAACAGATTTTTAATTTGGCTAATTAA
- a CDS encoding Uma2 family endonuclease: MALTIPKQVTFEEFIAWYPENSNRRYELHDGVIVEMTPPVGPHEEIIGFLARKLTIEFDRLDLPYIIPKTAFIKPEENESGYSPDILLLNRPNLVNEPLWKKESTVSQVASIPLVIEVVSTNWQDDYYIKLGRYEWMGIPEYWIVDYAALGGRRFIGNPKQPTISVYSLVDREYQVLQFRGNDCIQSAVFPELNLTAKQIFDSAK; this comes from the coding sequence ATGGCTTTGACTATACCCAAACAAGTAACCTTTGAAGAATTTATAGCTTGGTATCCAGAAAATTCTAATCGCCGTTATGAACTGCATGATGGAGTAATAGTTGAAATGACACCACCAGTCGGTCCACACGAAGAAATTATAGGTTTTTTAGCTCGAAAATTAACTATTGAATTTGACAGACTAGACCTGCCCTACATTATACCTAAAACAGCCTTTATAAAACCTGAAGAAAACGAATCTGGTTACTCTCCAGATATATTACTATTAAATCGTCCTAATTTAGTAAATGAACCTTTATGGAAAAAAGAATCGACAGTGAGTCAAGTTGCATCAATCCCGCTAGTTATTGAAGTTGTAAGTACCAACTGGCAAGATGATTATTATATAAAACTTGGTAGATATGAATGGATGGGCATTCCAGAATATTGGATAGTTGACTATGCAGCACTAGGCGGAAGGAGATTTATAGGAAATCCCAAACAACCTACAATTTCTGTGTACTCCTTAGTCGATCGAGAGTATCAGGTTCTTCAATTTCGAGGTAATGACTGTATACAATCAGCAGTATTTCCAGAATTGAATTTAACAGCAAAACAAATTTTTGATTCTGCCAAATAA
- a CDS encoding SGNH/GDSL hydrolase family protein: MNTRAKNLPTWAYLSLATNCILIFAIALLIGRQQELAAFFKIVSNPSTLDPDSQSKAQAATSPAVPKLGPRHKLSYWQWVDVLKQEAKVAAQKNPQRLTILAGDSLSLWFPSELLPKDRNWLNQGISGEKTTGLLNRLDLFNATNPETIFVMIGINDLIRGVSDETILENQQQIVRSLRKNHATAQIVVQSILPHGVEQVTWEGKEKLLAIPNSRIRQLNQQLEHLAKKEGVRYLDLYPLFANSQGNLRPELSTDGLHLSQEGYLVWSSAIQLYSQIKLQQTPKMAQQVS; encoded by the coding sequence GTGAACACTCGTGCAAAAAATCTTCCTACCTGGGCGTATCTATCGCTAGCTACCAATTGCATTTTAATCTTTGCGATCGCCCTGCTGATTGGCCGACAGCAGGAATTGGCAGCGTTTTTTAAGATCGTCTCCAACCCCAGTACGCTCGATCCAGACAGTCAATCCAAAGCTCAAGCAGCCACCTCACCCGCAGTGCCTAAATTGGGACCGCGTCACAAACTCAGTTACTGGCAATGGGTAGATGTTCTCAAACAAGAAGCCAAAGTCGCTGCTCAAAAGAACCCACAACGTTTGACAATACTTGCGGGAGATTCTCTCAGTCTGTGGTTTCCTTCCGAGTTATTACCCAAAGACAGAAATTGGCTGAATCAGGGAATTTCTGGAGAAAAAACCACAGGATTATTAAATCGATTGGATTTATTCAATGCCACCAATCCAGAGACAATTTTTGTCATGATTGGTATTAATGACCTCATTCGAGGGGTCAGTGATGAGACAATTTTAGAGAATCAGCAACAAATTGTACGTTCCTTGCGAAAGAACCATGCAACAGCGCAAATTGTAGTCCAGTCCATTTTGCCCCATGGAGTCGAACAAGTGACTTGGGAAGGCAAAGAAAAACTGCTAGCGATTCCTAACAGTCGCATTCGTCAGTTGAATCAGCAACTAGAACACTTAGCCAAAAAAGAAGGCGTAAGGTATTTGGATTTATATCCATTATTTGCTAACAGCCAAGGCAATCTGCGTCCCGAACTCAGTACTGATGGGTTACACCTAAGTCAGGAAGGTTATTTGGTTTGGAGTTCTGCTATACAGTTATATAGTCAAATAAAATTACAACAAACACCCAAAATGGCTCAACAGGTAAGCTGA
- a CDS encoding SDR family oxidoreductase codes for MKKLLITGASGFLGWHLCQLAKQEYVVCGTCFSHFADIPGITTIKVNLTDFQELKQVFSDIKPTAVIHTAALSQPNFCQTHPHESHAINVEASCNISGLCADASIPCVFTSTDLVFDGLNAPYRETDSVSPVNIYGEHKVMAEQGMLERYPKTAVCRMPLMFGMETPTATSFIQPFIQTLKEGKDLNLFIDEFRTPVSAKTAAKGLLLALDKVQGYIHLGGKERISRYDFGLVMAEVFQLPSSQIKASRQQDVKMAAPRPSDVSLDSSKAFALGYEPLSLREELARG; via the coding sequence ATGAAAAAATTGTTAATTACAGGGGCGAGTGGTTTTTTAGGTTGGCACCTTTGCCAGTTAGCGAAGCAAGAATATGTTGTCTGCGGAACCTGCTTTTCCCACTTTGCAGACATTCCAGGTATAACCACAATAAAAGTTAACTTGACAGATTTCCAGGAGCTGAAGCAGGTTTTTAGCGATATCAAACCAACAGCAGTGATTCATACTGCAGCACTGTCTCAACCAAATTTTTGCCAAACTCATCCTCATGAATCCCATGCAATTAATGTAGAAGCCTCATGCAATATTTCCGGGCTTTGTGCGGATGCTTCTATTCCTTGTGTTTTTACCTCAACAGACCTAGTTTTTGATGGTTTAAACGCTCCTTATCGAGAAACAGATTCTGTCTCTCCTGTCAACATTTATGGAGAACATAAAGTGATGGCCGAGCAGGGTATGTTAGAGCGTTATCCTAAGACAGCTGTTTGCCGAATGCCATTGATGTTTGGTATGGAGACACCCACAGCCACAAGTTTTATACAGCCCTTTATTCAAACTCTTAAAGAAGGAAAAGATTTAAATTTGTTTATAGATGAATTTCGGACTCCAGTCAGTGCAAAAACTGCGGCAAAAGGGTTGTTATTGGCATTAGATAAAGTGCAGGGATATATTCATTTAGGAGGAAAAGAGCGAATTTCGCGATATGATTTCGGTCTAGTGATGGCAGAGGTATTTCAACTGCCAAGCAGTCAGATTAAAGCTAGCCGACAGCAAGACGTGAAAATGGCAGCCCCAAGACCTTCCGATGTTTCTTTGGATAGTTCCAAAGCTTTTGCATTGGGGTATGAACCTTTGTCTTTACGAGAAGAATTGGCTAGAGGCTAG
- a CDS encoding PAS domain S-box protein translates to MKRDASGKFVRNWGSETKQRVSVSLTSTAWRLLDEEARLRGLSRSETIERIARSFGGEPHPNVNVDGAKQAQNALLESQIIEQQQAIARLDREKQDLSALLENAPDIISRIDRKFRHLYVSPSIKLATGIPSERFIGKTNTDLGMPGNVCSIWNDGLQQVFATGQEQIIEYSFPTPKGMRWYQSRIVPEFASDGSVETVLNIARDVTDYKYVERALRESEERLQLSLAAAKMVGWDMDLKTNRVVCTPNACEIWGIQEGTKEDFFAVIHPEDRDRMKQAIQQAFAGEASYYNQEYRTISPEGVVRWLNSQGKVYHDATGRGVRMIGVSVDITERKQIEAEREMLRTRSERLLRQQQFSIQLNDAIRTIQDPKEIMWQVVCATGKHFQVTRCTYGDIDPTQEYVIVNRDYCNGVISVVGNHHMNSFGVEIIAELKQGKTIVVDDVDVDPRTCGSGEAAFDAIQTKSLLCVPLVKQGRFVALFVLHHVSPRQWTEEDVALMEQIAEQTWLAVERSRAEKELRESEAHLQLALKVGRMGAWDWDVQTGAMLWSEGHFTVLGLQPNECQPSYEVWASRVHPDDLAQTEAKLQQAMLDQKEYHHEYRLLWLDGSVHWVEARGQCTYDSQGNPKHSIGAVIDITGRKQTEHERETLLERERIARTQVEAAQRQLANIFETSPVGIGLLDAQQRFVAINEALAQINGLTREQHLGHSIPELFGQSDPKLVEVFYNIYTTGNSFISPNFAVSVPGRSDRTPGYHNVYYLPTINSNNEVEDVLVYVVDITEQVRLEQGQRFLSEASTVLASSLDYQTTLERVAQLAVPELADWCTVHIVEENGCIEQIAVAHNDPAKLLWAHEIRQKYPLNPNDPRGTALTLRTGQSDILPDIPDELLVQAARDPEHLHILRQVGFRSAMTVPLRTQDRILGVITFVSSESGRRYNTRDLQLAEELARRASLAIDNTQLYRVAQLARDKAESANRVKDEFLAVLSHELRSPLNPILGWTKMLRSHRLDATRTEQALETIERNAKLQAQLIEDLLDVSRILQGKMALNVAPVNLAATIEAAKETVRLAAEAKNIHIQTTLKPILGTVSGDRNRLQQVFWNLLSNAVKFTPSGGRVEVHLEQVGMYAQIQVKDTGIGITPEFLPYVFEYFRQENSTITRQFGGLGLGLAIVRHFTELHGGTVWATSPGENLGATFAVRLPLNAIEQELSSDENPSGSTAHLTGIEILVVDDDADMRELAKFILTQSGARVTTVASAVEALNFLNRFVPDLLLCDIGMPKMDGYSLIQHIRKLSPQQGGTIRAIALTAYAGEINQQKAVAAGFNMHLSKPFEPENLVEKIVQLLHPLHQTTDQSDFII, encoded by the coding sequence ATGAAGCGCGACGCCAGTGGTAAATTTGTTAGGAATTGGGGCTCAGAAACGAAACAACGAGTTAGCGTGTCTCTTACCAGTACAGCATGGCGATTGCTTGATGAGGAGGCTCGGTTGCGAGGGCTTTCCCGTTCCGAAACAATCGAACGCATTGCCCGCAGCTTTGGAGGTGAACCGCATCCTAATGTTAATGTTGATGGGGCGAAACAAGCTCAAAACGCTTTGCTAGAATCACAAATTATCGAGCAACAGCAAGCGATCGCACGCTTGGATCGTGAGAAACAAGATCTGTCAGCACTACTGGAAAACGCCCCAGATATTATCAGCCGAATTGATAGAAAGTTTCGCCATCTCTATGTTAGCCCTTCTATAAAACTGGCAACGGGTATTCCATCAGAGCGTTTTATTGGTAAGACCAATACCGATCTAGGAATGCCAGGGAACGTCTGTAGTATTTGGAATGACGGTTTACAGCAAGTTTTTGCAACAGGTCAGGAACAGATTATTGAATACAGTTTTCCAACTCCAAAAGGTATGCGATGGTATCAATCGCGTATCGTCCCTGAATTTGCGAGTGATGGTTCTGTGGAAACAGTCCTCAACATTGCTCGTGATGTAACTGACTACAAATATGTTGAACGGGCATTGCGAGAGAGTGAAGAGCGCCTGCAGCTATCACTGGCTGCAGCAAAGATGGTTGGATGGGACATGGATTTAAAAACCAATCGAGTGGTATGTACTCCCAATGCTTGTGAAATTTGGGGCATTCAAGAAGGTACAAAAGAAGATTTTTTTGCAGTCATTCATCCAGAAGACCGAGACCGGATGAAACAAGCAATCCAACAAGCGTTTGCTGGAGAAGCATCCTACTACAATCAAGAATACCGCACCATCAGTCCAGAGGGTGTCGTGCGCTGGCTTAACAGCCAGGGAAAAGTCTATCATGATGCGACCGGACGGGGAGTTCGCATGATTGGCGTTTCCGTCGATATTACAGAGCGCAAACAAATTGAAGCAGAGCGCGAGATGTTACGCACGCGGAGCGAACGCCTTTTAAGACAGCAGCAATTCTCGATCCAATTAAATGATGCGATTCGGACCATCCAAGACCCAAAGGAAATTATGTGGCAGGTCGTTTGTGCTACAGGAAAGCACTTCCAAGTCACACGCTGTACCTACGGTGATATCGACCCAACACAAGAATACGTCATTGTCAATCGTGACTATTGTAATGGTGTTATCAGTGTAGTAGGCAATCACCACATGAATTCCTTCGGTGTTGAAATTATTGCTGAACTCAAGCAGGGCAAAACGATCGTTGTGGATGATGTTGATGTCGATCCGCGCACGTGCGGTTCGGGTGAGGCTGCTTTTGATGCAATTCAGACGAAATCTCTTCTGTGTGTTCCCTTGGTAAAGCAAGGACGTTTTGTAGCGCTATTTGTGTTGCATCATGTTTCTCCCCGCCAGTGGACGGAGGAGGATGTGGCACTAATGGAGCAAATTGCCGAACAAACGTGGTTAGCTGTAGAGCGATCGCGAGCAGAAAAGGAATTGCGAGAAAGTGAGGCGCACCTGCAACTGGCACTGAAAGTTGGACGTATGGGAGCTTGGGACTGGGACGTGCAAACTGGTGCAATGCTTTGGTCGGAAGGGCATTTCACGGTGCTAGGGCTGCAACCCAATGAATGCCAACCCAGTTATGAGGTTTGGGCAAGCCGGGTTCATCCAGATGATTTAGCACAAACTGAGGCGAAACTTCAGCAAGCTATGCTCGACCAGAAGGAATATCACCACGAATATCGCCTGCTTTGGTTGGATGGCTCGGTACATTGGGTAGAAGCAAGAGGACAGTGTACTTATGATTCTCAGGGCAATCCCAAACATTCCATCGGAGCCGTTATTGACATCACAGGACGCAAGCAAACCGAACACGAGCGCGAAACATTGCTAGAACGCGAGCGAATTGCCCGTACTCAAGTCGAAGCAGCACAGCGTCAACTGGCAAACATTTTTGAAACTTCTCCGGTGGGAATTGGATTGTTAGACGCACAGCAGCGATTTGTTGCCATTAATGAAGCATTAGCTCAAATCAACGGACTCACACGCGAACAACACTTAGGGCATTCCATTCCAGAACTTTTTGGTCAGTCAGATCCAAAATTAGTCGAAGTCTTTTACAACATTTACACCACAGGGAACTCTTTTATCTCACCAAACTTTGCTGTAAGTGTTCCCGGACGCAGCGATCGCACCCCCGGTTACCACAACGTTTACTATCTGCCAACAATCAACTCCAACAATGAAGTAGAAGACGTTTTAGTTTATGTCGTAGACATCACAGAGCAAGTCCGGTTAGAGCAAGGTCAACGCTTTCTCTCAGAAGCAAGTACAGTTCTAGCTTCTTCCCTCGACTATCAAACTACCCTAGAGCGAGTCGCACAGCTTGCCGTACCTGAGTTAGCAGATTGGTGTACGGTGCATATAGTAGAAGAAAATGGTTGTATCGAGCAGATTGCCGTCGCTCATAACGACCCTGCCAAACTTCTCTGGGCGCACGAAATCAGACAAAAATACCCCCTCAATCCCAACGATCCTCGGGGTACTGCACTGACATTGCGAACCGGACAATCCGATATATTACCGGATATACCAGATGAGTTGCTCGTACAAGCAGCCCGCGATCCAGAACATTTGCACATTTTGCGTCAGGTTGGATTCCGCTCGGCAATGACAGTACCGTTGCGAACGCAAGACCGCATTTTAGGCGTTATTACCTTTGTAAGCTCCGAGTCCGGGCGAAGATACAATACCCGCGATTTGCAATTGGCAGAAGAACTAGCTCGCCGTGCTTCCTTAGCGATCGACAATACCCAGTTATACCGAGTCGCTCAACTCGCTCGTGACAAAGCAGAGTCGGCAAACCGGGTAAAAGACGAGTTTCTGGCGGTATTGTCTCACGAACTGCGATCGCCCCTCAATCCTATCTTGGGTTGGACAAAAATGCTGCGAAGTCATCGCTTAGATGCCACAAGAACCGAGCAAGCCTTAGAAACCATCGAACGCAACGCCAAGCTGCAAGCGCAATTGATTGAAGACTTATTGGATGTCTCGCGCATTCTACAAGGAAAAATGGCGTTAAATGTCGCACCCGTCAATTTAGCAGCCACAATCGAAGCAGCCAAAGAAACGGTACGGTTGGCTGCTGAAGCTAAGAACATTCACATCCAAACTACGCTTAAACCCATTTTAGGAACCGTTTCAGGCGATCGGAATCGACTGCAACAGGTTTTTTGGAACCTCCTGTCCAATGCTGTAAAGTTCACACCCTCTGGAGGACGGGTTGAGGTGCATCTAGAACAGGTAGGTATGTATGCTCAAATTCAAGTGAAAGACACGGGAATTGGTATCACTCCAGAGTTTTTGCCCTACGTGTTTGAGTACTTCCGCCAAGAAAACAGTACTATAACAAGACAATTCGGTGGGTTGGGATTGGGGCTGGCGATTGTTCGTCATTTCACGGAATTGCATGGAGGAACTGTTTGGGCAACCAGTCCGGGTGAGAATTTAGGAGCAACATTCGCTGTTCGGCTACCGTTAAACGCCATCGAGCAGGAGTTATCTTCTGATGAGAACCCGTCAGGAAGTACAGCACACCTTACTGGTATTGAGATCCTGGTAGTGGATGATGATGCGGATATGCGAGAGTTGGCAAAATTTATCTTGACGCAATCGGGCGCACGAGTAACGACCGTTGCTTCGGCTGTAGAAGCATTAAATTTCTTGAATCGGTTTGTTCCGGATCTGCTACTGTGTGACATTGGTATGCCAAAAATGGATGGCTACTCCCTGATTCAACATATTAGAAAGTTGTCTCCCCAACAAGGCGGAACGATTCGAGCGATCGCACTCACAGCTTATGCAGGAGAAATCAACCAACAAAAAGCTGTCGCCGCTGGATTTAATATGCATCTGTCCAAACCTTTTGAACCGGAGAATTTAGTGGAGAAAATTGTCCAACTGCTTCATCCGTTGCACCAAACAACAGACCAAAGTGATTTTATTATCTAA
- a CDS encoding 4-hydroxy-3-methylbut-2-enyl diphosphate reductase: MDTKAFKRSLQHSENYHRKGFGHQAEVATQLQSEYQSHLIQEIRNSNYTLTRGDVTIHLAQAFGFCWGVERAVAMAYETRTHFPNERIWITNEIIHNPSVNQRMQEMEVEFIPVEGTKKDFSVVEPGDVVILPAFGASVQEMQILSDKGCKIVDTTCPWVSKVWNTVEKHKKGEYTSIIHGKYKHEETVATSSFAGKYLIVLNMGEAEYVTNYILNGGNREEFLAKFNKACSQGFDPDKDLEQVGIANQTTMLKSETEQIGKLFERTMMKKYGPAELDRHFQSFNTICDATQERQDAMLELVEQKLDLMIVIGGFNSSNTTQLQQIAVQRGIVSYHIDSVARLLSGNRIEHRELNGQLAIAENWLPEGKIVVGITSGASTPDKVVEDVIEKIFEFKAIPVVV, translated from the coding sequence ATGGATACCAAAGCTTTTAAACGCTCTCTACAACATTCAGAAAATTACCATCGTAAAGGGTTTGGTCACCAAGCAGAAGTCGCCACACAGTTACAGTCAGAGTATCAAAGCCATTTGATTCAGGAAATTCGCAACAGTAACTACACCCTAACTCGTGGAGATGTTACCATCCACCTAGCTCAAGCTTTTGGTTTTTGTTGGGGTGTAGAACGCGCTGTAGCAATGGCTTACGAAACCCGCACCCATTTCCCAAACGAACGCATTTGGATCACAAACGAGATTATTCACAATCCTTCTGTGAACCAACGCATGCAGGAGATGGAAGTAGAATTTATTCCTGTCGAGGGAACTAAAAAAGACTTTTCTGTTGTCGAACCGGGCGATGTTGTCATCCTACCCGCTTTTGGCGCAAGCGTTCAAGAGATGCAAATTCTTAGCGATAAGGGTTGTAAAATAGTCGATACAACTTGTCCTTGGGTGTCTAAAGTTTGGAACACTGTTGAAAAGCACAAAAAAGGCGAATACACTTCCATCATTCACGGTAAGTACAAGCACGAAGAAACAGTTGCAACCAGTTCTTTTGCTGGTAAATATTTGATAGTGCTGAATATGGGGGAAGCTGAGTATGTGACTAACTACATTCTCAACGGTGGTAACCGCGAGGAATTTTTAGCAAAATTCAATAAAGCTTGTTCTCAGGGTTTTGACCCCGATAAAGACTTAGAACAGGTGGGTATTGCCAACCAAACTACCATGCTCAAAAGTGAAACCGAGCAAATTGGAAAACTGTTTGAGCGGACTATGATGAAAAAATACGGACCTGCTGAGTTAGACAGACACTTCCAAAGCTTCAATACCATTTGTGATGCTACTCAAGAACGCCAAGATGCAATGTTGGAGTTAGTGGAACAAAAACTGGATTTAATGATAGTGATTGGTGGGTTTAATTCATCCAATACGACACAATTGCAACAAATAGCCGTTCAAAGAGGAATTGTTTCATATCATATTGACAGCGTTGCACGGCTTTTATCGGGTAATAGAATAGAACATAGAGAACTCAACGGGCAATTAGCGATCGCAGAAAATTGGTTACCTGAAGGGAAAATAGTAGTAGGAATTACCTCTGGTGCTTCTACACCGGATAAGGTGGTAGAAGATGTGATTGAAAAGATTTTTGAATTTAAGGCGATACCCGTTGTGGTGTAA
- a CDS encoding ammonium transporter, translated as MTIGVMTLLFLGGPLMANAVAQGTTTPPPADTGSTAFMLISAALVLLMTPGLAFFYGGFVRSRNVLNTLMMSFVLMGIVGVTWILWGYSLSFAPNGSFLGKFIGGFQWLGLNGVGFETTEYAAKIPHQAFMIYQAMFAIITPALISGAIAERMNFTAYSLFVLLWSTFIYTPLAHMVWGKGGFLGLLGGIGALDFAGGTVVHISSGISALVAAIVLGPRKTFPDRLSPPHNVPFILLGAGLLWFGWFGFNAGSALEANNLAVAAFVNTNTSAAAAALTWLILEKSLRGKPTAVGAATGAVAGLVGITPAAGFVTPLASILIGSITTFVCFYAISFKHKVQVDDALDTYPVHGVGGTVGAILTGVFATTTVNSGGKNGLLYGNPGELLIELVAIVVAYVFAGVGTWIILKILDATVGLRVKEEEEFQGLDINEHGEEGYNEEFGDRINISQKG; from the coding sequence ATGACGATTGGGGTTATGACCCTACTATTTCTGGGTGGACCGTTGATGGCTAACGCCGTTGCTCAAGGAACGACAACTCCACCTCCAGCCGATACAGGGTCTACAGCTTTTATGCTGATTTCAGCAGCATTGGTATTGTTGATGACGCCCGGTCTTGCGTTTTTTTATGGAGGATTTGTGCGATCGCGCAACGTTCTCAACACGCTGATGATGAGCTTCGTGCTCATGGGAATTGTGGGTGTCACCTGGATATTGTGGGGATATAGCCTATCCTTTGCACCTAATGGGTCCTTCCTGGGAAAATTCATTGGTGGGTTCCAGTGGCTGGGTTTAAATGGGGTAGGTTTTGAGACAACCGAATACGCAGCCAAAATACCCCATCAAGCATTCATGATTTACCAAGCCATGTTTGCCATTATTACCCCGGCGTTGATTTCAGGTGCGATCGCCGAGCGAATGAACTTCACGGCATACTCTTTGTTCGTCTTGTTGTGGTCAACGTTCATTTACACTCCCCTTGCCCACATGGTATGGGGTAAAGGAGGGTTCTTGGGGTTATTGGGTGGTATAGGCGCTCTTGACTTTGCAGGTGGAACAGTTGTACACATCAGTTCTGGAATTTCTGCCCTCGTTGCGGCGATTGTCCTCGGACCTCGGAAAACTTTTCCGGATCGCCTGAGCCCCCCTCACAACGTTCCCTTTATCCTGTTAGGTGCTGGTTTGTTGTGGTTTGGTTGGTTTGGCTTCAATGCAGGTAGTGCTTTAGAGGCAAATAATTTAGCAGTAGCAGCTTTTGTCAATACCAATACAAGCGCCGCCGCCGCCGCTTTAACCTGGTTGATTCTAGAAAAATCTTTGCGTGGTAAACCAACAGCAGTTGGAGCAGCCACAGGAGCAGTTGCAGGATTGGTAGGTATCACACCAGCGGCAGGGTTTGTTACACCCCTAGCATCAATCTTAATTGGTAGCATCACCACCTTTGTCTGCTTTTATGCAATCAGCTTCAAGCACAAAGTTCAAGTGGATGATGCTTTAGATACCTATCCCGTACATGGAGTCGGCGGGACAGTGGGAGCAATTTTGACAGGTGTATTTGCAACCACAACAGTCAACTCAGGAGGAAAAAACGGTTTATTGTATGGGAATCCTGGAGAATTACTGATAGAACTAGTAGCAATTGTGGTTGCATATGTTTTTGCCGGTGTTGGCACTTGGATTATTTTGAAAATTCTAGATGCCACAGTGGGTTTGCGAGTCAAAGAGGAAGAAGAATTCCAAGGTTTGGATATTAACGAACACGGTGAAGAAGGTTACAACGAAGAGTTCGGAGACCGAATTAACATTTCTCAAAAAGGATGA